The proteins below are encoded in one region of Accipiter gentilis chromosome 12, bAccGen1.1, whole genome shotgun sequence:
- the RAP1GDS1 gene encoding rap1 GTPase-GDP dissociation stimulator 1 isoform X6, translating to MIGKDEGRNAVDHAGGAHIVVDHIRSLCNKTDPASEKLLTVFCGMLMNYSNENDTLQSQLINMGVIPTLVKLLGIHCQNAALTEMCLVAFGNLAELESSKEQFAYTNIAEELVKLFKKQIEHDKKEMIFEVLAPLAENDVIKLQLVEAGLVECLLEIVQKTVDSDKEDDIAELKTASDLMVLLLLGDESMQKLFEGGKGSVFQRVLSWIPSNSHQLQLAGALAIANFARNDGNCIHMVDNGIVQKLMDLLDRHVEDGNVTVQHAALSALRNLAIPVVNKAKMLSAGVAEAVLKFLRSEMPPVQFKLLGTLRMLIDAQAEAAEQLGKNVKLVERLVEWCEAKDHAGVMGESNRLLSALIRHSKSKDVIRTIVQSGGIKHLVTMATSEHVIMQNEALVALALIAALELVTAEKDLENAQLVQILHRLLSDDRSAPEIKYNSMVLICALIGSEPLQKEVQSMAFLEVVSKLRSHENKTVAQQASLTEQRLAVES from the exons ATGATAGGCAAAG ATGAGGGCAGGAACGCAGTTGACCATGCAGGTGGTGCACATATTGTAGTAGACCATATAAGGTCACTGTGCAATAAAACAGATCCAGCCAGTGAGAAGCTCTTGACTGTCTTTTGTGGCATGCTGATGAACTATAGCAATGAGAATG ATACCCTGCAGTCACAGCTTATCAATATGGGTGTTATTCCTACCTTAGTGAAATTGTTGGGTATTCATTGCCAAAATGCAGCTCTGACAGAGATGTGCCTTGTTGCATTTGGCAATTTAGCAGAACTTG AGTCAAGTAAAGAGCAGTTTGCCTACACAAACATTGCTGAAGAGCTTGTGAAACTGTTCAAGAAGCAAATAGAGCATGATAAAAAAGAGATGATTTTTGAAGTTTTGGCTCCCCTGGCAGAAAATG ATGTCATTAAACTGCAGCTGGTTGAAGCAGGCTTGGTGGAGTGCTTACTTGAGATCGTCCAGAAGACTGTGGACAGTGACAAAGAGGATGATATTGCAGAGCTTAAAACAGCTTCTGATCTTATGGTTTTATTATTGCTTGGAG ATGAATCCATGCAAAAGTtatttgaaggaggaaaaggcagtGTGTTCCAAAGAGTACTTTCATGGATTCCTTCCAATAGCCATCAGCTACAGCTTGCAGGAGCACTGGCTATTGCAAATTTTGCCAGAAATG ACGGAAACTGCATCCATATGGTGGATAATGGCATAGTTCAAAAGCTGATGGATCTGCTAGACAGACATGTGGAGGATGGAAACGTAACTGTGCAGCACGCTGCACTGAGTGCTCTCAGAAACCTGGCAATTCCTG TTGTAAATAAGGCTAAGATGCTATCAGCTGGTGTTGCAGAAGCTGTATTGAAATTTCTCAGATCGGAGATGCCCCCTGTTCAATTCAAGCTGCTGGGAACATTAAGAATGTTAATAGATGCACAAG CAGAAGCAGCTGAACAGCTGGGCAAAAATGTAAAACTGGTGGAACGATTGGTGGAGTGGTGTGAAGCCAAGGATCACGCAGGTGTGATGGGAGAGTCCAACAGACTACTTTCTGCACTTATACGACACAGCAAATCAAAA GATGTAATTAGGACCATTGTACAGAGTGGTGGCATCAAGCATTTAGTAACCATGGCAACCAGTGAACACGTAATAATGCAAAATGAAGCTCTCGTTGCACTGGCATTAATAGCGGCTTTAGAGTTAG TCACTGCTGAAAAGGATCTTGAAAATGCTCAGCTTGTTCAGATTCTACACAGACTGCTCTCGGATGACAGGAGTGctccagaaataaaatacaactcCATGGTGCTGATCTGTGCCCTTATAGGATCTG aacCTCTTCAAAAGGAAGTGCAGAGCATGGCGTTTCTAGAAGTCGTATCAAAGCTCCGCAGCCATGAGAACAAAACTGTTGCCCAGCAGGCCTCGCTAACAGAGCAGAGACTTGCTGTAGAAAGCTGA
- the RAP1GDS1 gene encoding rap1 GTPase-GDP dissociation stimulator 1 isoform X5, protein MRNPCVDAGLIPPLVQLLNCKDQEVLLQTGRALGNICYDSHEGRNAVDHAGGAHIVVDHIRSLCNKTDPASEKLLTVFCGMLMNYSNENDTLQSQLINMGVIPTLVKLLGIHCQNAALTEMCLVAFGNLAELESSKEQFAYTNIAEELVKLFKKQIEHDKKEMIFEVLAPLAENDVIKLQLVEAGLVECLLEIVQKTVDSDKEDDIAELKTASDLMVLLLLGDESMQKLFEGGKGSVFQRVLSWIPSNSHQLQLAGALAIANFARNDGNCIHMVDNGIVQKLMDLLDRHVEDGNVTVQHAALSALRNLAIPVVNKAKMLSAGVAEAVLKFLRSEMPPVQFKLLGTLRMLIDAQAEAAEQLGKNVKLVERLVEWCEAKDHAGVMGESNRLLSALIRHSKSKDVIRTIVQSGGIKHLVTMATSEHVIMQNEALVALALIAALELVTAEKDLENAQLVQILHRLLSDDRSAPEIKYNSMVLICALIGSEPLQKEVQSMAFLEVVSKLRSHENKTVAQQASLTEQRLAVES, encoded by the exons ATGAGGGCAGGAACGCAGTTGACCATGCAGGTGGTGCACATATTGTAGTAGACCATATAAGGTCACTGTGCAATAAAACAGATCCAGCCAGTGAGAAGCTCTTGACTGTCTTTTGTGGCATGCTGATGAACTATAGCAATGAGAATG ATACCCTGCAGTCACAGCTTATCAATATGGGTGTTATTCCTACCTTAGTGAAATTGTTGGGTATTCATTGCCAAAATGCAGCTCTGACAGAGATGTGCCTTGTTGCATTTGGCAATTTAGCAGAACTTG AGTCAAGTAAAGAGCAGTTTGCCTACACAAACATTGCTGAAGAGCTTGTGAAACTGTTCAAGAAGCAAATAGAGCATGATAAAAAAGAGATGATTTTTGAAGTTTTGGCTCCCCTGGCAGAAAATG ATGTCATTAAACTGCAGCTGGTTGAAGCAGGCTTGGTGGAGTGCTTACTTGAGATCGTCCAGAAGACTGTGGACAGTGACAAAGAGGATGATATTGCAGAGCTTAAAACAGCTTCTGATCTTATGGTTTTATTATTGCTTGGAG ATGAATCCATGCAAAAGTtatttgaaggaggaaaaggcagtGTGTTCCAAAGAGTACTTTCATGGATTCCTTCCAATAGCCATCAGCTACAGCTTGCAGGAGCACTGGCTATTGCAAATTTTGCCAGAAATG ACGGAAACTGCATCCATATGGTGGATAATGGCATAGTTCAAAAGCTGATGGATCTGCTAGACAGACATGTGGAGGATGGAAACGTAACTGTGCAGCACGCTGCACTGAGTGCTCTCAGAAACCTGGCAATTCCTG TTGTAAATAAGGCTAAGATGCTATCAGCTGGTGTTGCAGAAGCTGTATTGAAATTTCTCAGATCGGAGATGCCCCCTGTTCAATTCAAGCTGCTGGGAACATTAAGAATGTTAATAGATGCACAAG CAGAAGCAGCTGAACAGCTGGGCAAAAATGTAAAACTGGTGGAACGATTGGTGGAGTGGTGTGAAGCCAAGGATCACGCAGGTGTGATGGGAGAGTCCAACAGACTACTTTCTGCACTTATACGACACAGCAAATCAAAA GATGTAATTAGGACCATTGTACAGAGTGGTGGCATCAAGCATTTAGTAACCATGGCAACCAGTGAACACGTAATAATGCAAAATGAAGCTCTCGTTGCACTGGCATTAATAGCGGCTTTAGAGTTAG TCACTGCTGAAAAGGATCTTGAAAATGCTCAGCTTGTTCAGATTCTACACAGACTGCTCTCGGATGACAGGAGTGctccagaaataaaatacaactcCATGGTGCTGATCTGTGCCCTTATAGGATCTG aacCTCTTCAAAAGGAAGTGCAGAGCATGGCGTTTCTAGAAGTCGTATCAAAGCTCCGCAGCCATGAGAACAAAACTGTTGCCCAGCAGGCCTCGCTAACAGAGCAGAGACTTGCTGTAGAAAGCTGA